One genomic segment of Theobroma cacao cultivar B97-61/B2 chromosome 6, Criollo_cocoa_genome_V2, whole genome shotgun sequence includes these proteins:
- the LOC18596877 gene encoding stem-specific protein TSJT1, whose protein sequence is MLAIFNKGLVNPPKELHSPASVSSSRKPKLPVEILEDFLSANPNNAFSIGFGAAASLAYVPPQNPCTTYQRLFCGVDEIYCIFLGSLNNLCSLLRQYGLSKGTNEAMFIIEAYRTLRDRGPYPAHQVLKDLEGSYGFVVYDGKAGSVFAALGADEAVNLFWGIAADGSVVVSDNLKVIKESCAKSFAPFPAGCMFHSEQGLMSFEHPRSEMKAMPRIDSEGVMCGADFKADVQSRISSMPRVGSEANWALRGSTA, encoded by the exons ATGTTGGCAATATTCAACAAAGGGTTAGTGAACCCACCGAAGGAACTGCACAGTCCAGCTTCGGTCAGTTCATCTAGGAAGCCTAAGCTTCCGGTGGAAATCCTCGAGGATTTTCTCTCTGCAAATCCCAACAATGCATTCTCGATTGGCTTCGGAGCTGCAGCTTCCTTAGCTTATGTTCCACCACAGAATCCTTGCACCACTTACCAAAG GTTGTTTTGTGGAGTGGATGAAATATACTGCATCTTCTTAGGAAGTCTGAACAACCTTTGCAGCCTTCTCAGGCAGTATGGTCTGTCAAAAGGCACAAACGAGGCAATGTTTATCATCGAGGCATACAGGACCCTCCGGGACCGTGGCCCCTACCCAGCCCATCAGGTCCTCAAGGATCTTGAAGGAAGCTATGGATTTGTGGTCTATGATGGCAAGGCTGGAAGTGTATTTGCTGCATTG GGTGCAGATGAAGCGGTTAACCTCTTCTGGGGTATTGCAGCTGATGGATCTGTGGTTGTTTCAGACAACTTGAAGGTCATAAAAGAAAGCTGTGCTAAATCATTTGCACCATTTCCAGCAGGGTGTATGTTCCACAGCGAGCAAGGATTGATGAGTTTTGAGCATCCAAGGAGCGAAATGAAGGCAATGCCAAGAATTGATAGCGAAGGGGTGATGTGCGGTGCCGACTTCAAGGCCGATGTTCAGTCAAGAATAAGCAGCATGCCGCGCGTGGGCAGCGAAGCCAACTGGGCGCTGCGAGGCTCCACAGCTTGA
- the LOC18596881 gene encoding clathrin light chain 1 → MASFDAYGMEGEEIHASPNNHPFDVDDESYSNYGSYSNFTDNQQFPADGGDVAVDHVTSSPEIFGFGSSDPTPAYSQSPFGTTIPVENGNGTNGFGDGNDDVFASDGPVLPPPGEMEPEEGFAFREWRRQNAILLEEKEKKEKELRNQIIEEAEEYKRAFYEKREKTIETNKTNNREREKLYMANQEKFHKTADKQYWTAIAELIPREVPNIEKKRGKKDQEKKPSITVIQGPKPGKPTDLSRMRHILVKLKHAPPPHMIPPPPAPAKDAKDGKDEKDTKNGKDAASNGTTSAEKGAPASSAKDATANGSSPEQDATAAKDQPAAEPEVTPAA, encoded by the exons ATGGCGTCCTTTGATGCGTACGGGATGGAAGGAGAAGAGATTCACGCTTCTCCAAATAACCATCCCTTCGATGTCGACGACGAGAGCTACTCCAATTACGGCTCTTACTCCAACTTCACCGACAACCAGCAATTCCCTGCGGATGGTGGTGACGTGGCTGTGGATCACGTGACTTCATCTCCTGAGATCTTCGGCTTCGGATCCTCCGATCCGACCCCTGCCTACTCGCAATCTCCTTTCGGTACTACGATTCCTGTCGAGAACGGAAATGGAACCAATGGATTTGGTGATGGAAACGACGACGTTTTCGCTTCGGATGGACCGGTGCTTCCTCCTCCTGGTGAGATGGAGCCTGAGGAAGGCTTCGCTTTTCGCGAGTGGCGGCG TCAAAATGCCATTCTGCTTGAGGAGAaggagaaaaaggagaaagagtTGAGGAACCAGATTATTGAAGAAGCTGAGGAATATAAGCGTGCATTCTATGAGAAGAGGGAAAAAACAATTGAGACCAACAAAACTAATaacagagaaagagaaaag CTGTACATGGCAAATCAAGAGAAGTTCCATAAGACTGCAGACAAACAGTACTGGACTGCAATAGCAGAACTCATTCCTCGTGAGGTCCCTAATATCGAGAAGAAAAGAGGCAAGAAGGACCAAGAGAAGAAGCCATCAATAACTGTCATCCAGGGACCAAAGCCTGGAAAACCCACTGATCTTTCAAGAATGCGGCATATTCTTGTGAAGCTGAAGCATGCACCCCCACCTCACATGATTCCACCCCCACCTGCTCCAGCAAAGGATGCTAAAGATGGAAAGGATGAAAAGGACACCAAGAATGGAAAAGATGCTGCTTCAAACGGAACAACATCTGCAGAGAAAGGGGCACCTGCTTCATCTGCCAAAGATGCCACCGCAAATGGTTCCTCACCTGAACAAGATGCTACTGCTGCCAAGGATCAACCTGCTGCAGAACCAGAGGTAACACCAGCAGCCTAA
- the LOC18596880 gene encoding putative serine/threonine-protein kinase, producing the protein MSCGCFRGSFVNRRRNTAQATGGIDEQLLGRVNHISYSQLRSATDDFHSSNKIGRGGFGTVYKGVLKNGTEVAVKTLSAQSKQGVREFLTEINTISNVKHPNLVELIGCCVEGTNRILVYEYVENKSLDKILLDQRSTNIKLEWSKRSAICLGIARGLTFLHEELVPHIVHRDIKSSNILLDKDLNPKIGDFGLAKLFPDNITHISTRIAGTTGYLAPEYALGGQLTMKADVYSFGVLVLEIISGRSSSKANWGGMEKLLLEWAWQLYEGGKLVELVDPELGEFPGEEVLRYMKVALFCTQAAASRRPLMSQVIEMLSRDIRINEKALTAPGFFQEGEASSSTKSIQSSAESTSYQMSSVPVTITQVTPR; encoded by the exons ATGAGTTGCGGCTGTTTCCGTGGATCATTTGTTAACCGGAGACGGAACACTGCTCAGGCCACCGGCGGTATCGACG AGCAATTGCTTGGGAGAGTCAACCATATCTCCTACAGCCAATTGAGATCAGCAACAGATGATTTTCATTCAAGCAATAAAATTGGGCGTGGAGGCTTCGGAACTGTTTACAAG GGGGTTCTGAAAAACGGAACTGAAGTTGCTGTGAAGACACTTTCTGCGCAATCAAAGCAGGGTGTGCGTGAATTTTTGACAGAGATCAATACCATATCAAATGTCAAGCATCCAAACCTTGTTGAGCTGATTGGTTGTTGTGTTGAAGGAACAAACCGGATATTGGTCTATGAATATGTAGAAAATAAGAGtcttgataaaattttgttag ATCAAAGGAGTACAAATATCAAACTGGAGTGGAGCAAAAGATCTGCTATTTGCTTGGGTATTGCTAGGGGTCTTACATTCCTTCATGAAGAACTTGTTCCGCACATAGTTCATAGAGACATCAAATCCAGTAACATACTTCTTGACAAAGACTTGAACCCAAAGATTGGAGATTTCGGGTTGGCTAAGCTTTTTCCGGATAACATCACTCACATTAGCACCAGAATAGCTGGAACAAC TGGTTATTTGGCCCCAGAATACGCATTGGGTGGACAGCTAACCATGAAGGCAGATGTTTATAGTTTTGGTGTCCTTGTACTTGAAATAATTAGTGGCAGAAGCAGCTCAAAGGCAAACTGGGGAGGCATGGAGAAGTTGCTCTTGGAATGG GCATGGCAGCTCTACGAAGGAGGGAAACTGGTGGAGCTGGTGGATCCAGAGCTTGGAGAATTTCCAGGGGAAGAAGTCCTGAGGTACATGAAAGTAGCCCTTTTCTGCACCCAAGCAGCAGCCAGCCGAAGGCCTCTGATGAGCCAGGTTATTGAAATGCTTTCAAGAGACATTCGGATCAACGAGAAGGCACTTACAGCTCCAGGATTCTTTCAAGAAGGGGAGGCATCTTCAAGTACCAAGTCAATCCAATCATCTGCTGAATCCACCAGCTACCAGATGAGTTCTGTTCCTGTCACTATCACTCAGGTTACCCCCAGATGA
- the LOC18596878 gene encoding trafficking protein particle complex subunit 13: MSTTQQGTHSLAFRVMRLCKPSFHVEPPFRLDPADLFVGEDIFDDALAASNLPPLLSSYVSKSTDSSDLTYGNRFLLHHPSDAMGFSGLLVLPQAFGAIYLGETFCSYISINNSSNFEVRDVIIKAEIQTERQRILLLDTSKSPVESIRAGGRYDFIVEHDVKELGAHTLVCTALYNDGDGERKYLPQFFKFIVANPLSVRTKVRVVKETTYLEACIENHTKSNLYMDQVEFEPAPHWSATALKADELHLADNPPTGEIFKQPILIRSGGGVYNYLYQLKSSSDGSAQVKVEGTNILGKFQITWRTNLGEPGRLQTQQILGNPITCKEIELQILEIPSLINLDRPFSVHLNLTNHTDRELGPFEVWLSQNSAHKEKIVMINGLQTMALPQVEASGSTDFYLNLIATKVGVQKISGITVSDTREKKTYDSLPDVEIFVESD, encoded by the exons ATGAGCACGACGCAACAAGGAACGCACTCCCTGGCATTCAGGGTGATGCGGCTTTGCAAGCCATCGTTCCACGTCGAACCTCCCTTCCGCCTGGACCCCGCCGACCTCTTTGTCGGCGAGGACATCTTCGACGATGCACTCGCCGCCTCTAACCTCCCTCCACTCTTGTCCAGCTACGTCAGTAAGTCTACGGACTCCTCCGATCTGACCTACGGCAACAGATTCCTCCTCCACCACCCCTCCGATGCCATGGGCTTCTCTGGCCTCCTCGTCCTCCCCCAAGCCTTCGG ggcGATTTATTTGGGAGAGACATTCTGCAGCTATATTAGCATTAATAACAGCTCTAATTTTGAAGTTAGGGACGTTATTATTAAG GCAGAAATTCAAACAGAAAGGCAGAGGATCCTCCTCTTGGATACATCAAAATCACCTGTTGAATCAATACGTGCAGGCGGGCGTTATGATTTCATTGTGGAGCATGATGTCAAGGAACTTGGAGCTCATAC GCTGGTTTGCACTGCATTATACAACGATGGTGATGGCGAACGAAAATATCTTCCACAGTTTTTCAAGTTCATTGTTGCAAACCCACTATCAGTTAGGACAAAG GTCCGTGTTGTCAAG GAAACTACCTATTTAGAGGCTTGCATAGAGAATCATACAAAATCAAACCTTTATATGGACCAAGTTGAGTTCGAACCTGCTCCGCATTGGAGCGCCACAGCACTAAAAGCTGATGAACTCCATCTTGCAGATAATCCGCCAACTGG AGAGATCTTTAAGCAACCTATTCTTATCAGATCTGGCGGGGGGGTTTACAATTACCTTTATCAATTGAAATCGTCTTCAGATGGTTCTGCACAAGTGAAAGTAGAGGGGACTAATATTCTAGGTAAATTTCAGATAACATGGCGTACAAATTTGGGTGAACCTGGCCGCTTGCAAACACAGCAAATTCTTGGCAAT CCCATCACATGCAAAGAGATCGAGTTGCAAATTCTGGAGATTCCATCTCTAATCAATTTGGATCGGCCcttttca GTACACCTAAATCTCACAAACCATACTGATAGAGAGTTGGGCCCATTTGAGGTTTGGTTATCGCAAAATAGTGCACACAAGGAGAAGATTGTTATGATTAATGGACTTCAGACTATG GCATTACCGCAGGTGGAGGCATCTGGTTCCACTGATTTCTATCTG AATCTGATTGCAACTAAAGTTGGAGTCCAGAAAATTAGTGGAATTACGGTGTCCGACACAAGAGAGAAGAAAACTTATGACTCATTGCCAGATGTGGAG ATCTTTGTGGAGTCAGATTGA
- the LOC18596879 gene encoding mediator of RNA polymerase II transcription subunit 16, with the protein MNQQQGSGNNKDPEEEPVTQSVVDSTVKTGPDKPVALEPVAVTGEDEVVTSSEKTEDTPMEDDSVNPATVFCIRLKQPRSNLQHKMSVPELCRNFSAVAWCGKLNAIACASETCARIPSSNANPPFWIPIHIVIPERPTECAVFNVIADSPRDSVQFIEWSPTSCPRALLIANFHGRITIWTQPSQGPAHLVRDASCWQREHEWRQDIAVVTKWLSGVSLYRWLSSKSSNPANSKSTFEEKFLSQQSQNSARWPNFLCVCSVFSSGSVQLHWSQWPPTQGSTARKWFCTSKGILGAGPSGIMAADAIITDSGAMHVAGVPIVNPSTVVVWEVTPGPGNGFQATAKTSTSSGIPPSVNPPNWAGFAPLAAYLFSWQEYLISEAKQGKKSTDQDFNDAASLHCSPVSNFSAYVSPEAAAQSAATTTWGSGVTAVAFDPTRGGSVIAVVIVEGQYMSPYDPDEGPTITGWRVQRWESSLQPVVIHHIFGNPSSSFGGQAPMQTVWVSKVDTSIPPTNDFKIQQAAAAGPTPDVRKASDLSAEKAKRVSFDPFDLPSDVRTLARIVYSAHGGEIAISFLRGGVHIFSGPDFTAVDNYQINVGSAIAAPAFSSTSCCSASVWHDTSKDRTILKIIRVLPPAVSSSEIKANSSTWERAIAERFWWSLLVGVDWWDAVGCTQSAAEDGIVSLNSVIAVLDADFHSLPSIQHRQQYGPSLDRIKCRLLEGTNAQEVRAMVLDMQARLLLDMLGKGIESALVNPSALVSEPWHASGETLCSIDPAAMAVDPALVPSIQAYVDAVLDLASHFITRLRRYASFCRTLASHAVNAGSGSNRNMVASPTQSSATPATSQAGQSGTTSSTGSTQMQAWVQGAIAKISSSTDGVANSTPTISGPSTFMPISINTGTFPGTPAVRLIGDCHFLHRLCQLLLFCFFFRRAQHPRCAQRTADANHQKSQPGAPGKMEEVNSVSVKPTTTMTRSDEAQGSRTGQVVPGAKGFEEGPAGRLKMGSGNAGQGYTFEEVKVLFLILMDLCRRTAALAHPLPVSQVGSSSIQVRLHYIDGNYTVLPEVVEASLGPHMQNMPRPRGADAAGLLLRELELHPPSEEWHRRNMFGGPWSDPEDMGPIDDSPRLSNSIDSIDMSSLENFDGYYGAQTLWPRKRRLSERDAAFGLNTSVGLGAYLGIMGSRRDVVTAVWKTGLEGVWYKCIRCLRQTSAFASPGSTSQRSQNERETWWISRWAHGCPMCGGTWVRVV; encoded by the exons ATGAATCAGCAGCAGGGCTCGGGGAATAACAAGGACCCAGAGGAAGAGCCCGTGACCCAGTCGGTTGTTGACTCGACCGTTAAGACGGGCCCGGATAAGCCGGTTGCTCTTGAGCCGGTTGCAGTTACTGGAGAAGACGAGGTTGTTACTTCATCGGAGAAAACGGAGGATACGCCGATGGAAGATGATTCGGTTAATCCGGCTACGGTGTTTTGTATTCGCCTGAAACAACCGAGGTCCAATTTGCAACATAAAATGAGTGTCCCTGAACTGTGTCGCAATTTTAG TGCTGTTGCTTGGTGTGGAAAGTTGAATGCTATTGCTTGTGCGTCTGAAACTTGTGCTAGAATTCCGAG TTCTAATGCAAATCCACCGTTTTGGATTCCCATACATATTGTGATACCAGAGCGTCCAACTGAGTGTGCGGTGTTCAATGTCATAGCAG ATTCTCCTCGTGATTCTGTTCAGTTTATTGAATGGTCACCTACTTCTTGTCCTCGTGCCTTATTGATAGCTAACTTCCATGGGAGGATAACCATCTGGACTCAGCCATCCCAA GGGCCAGCTCATCTGGTACGTGATGCTAGCTGCTGGCAGCGTGAGCATGAATGGCGGCAGGATATAGCAGTTGTTACGAAGTGGTTATCAGGGGTGTCTCTG TATAGGTGGCTTTCCTCAAAATCCAGTAATCCTGCAAACTCAAAGTCaacttttgaggaaaaatttCTTTCCCAGCAATCTCAAAATTCAG CCAGGTGGCCaaattttctttgtgtttGTTCCGTCTTCTCTTCAGGGTCTGTTCAACTTCACTGGTCTCAGTGGCCTCCTACTCAGGGTAGTACAGCACGAAAGTGGTTTTGCACCAGCAAGGGAATTTTGGGTGCTGGGCCTAGTGGGATCATGGCTGCTGATGCTATAATAACAGACAGTGGTGCCATGCATGTGGCAGGTGTTCCAATTGTAAACCCATCTACTGTTGTTGTCTGGGAGGTTACTCCTGGCCCTGGAAATGGATTTCAAGCAACTGCAAAGACCAGCACAAGCAGTGGGATCCCACCTTCAGTTAATCCACCCAACTGGGCAGGTTTTGCCCCATTGGCTGCATACTTATTTAGTTGGCAAGAATATTTGATATCTGAAGCAAAGCAAGGGAAGAAGTCAACAGATCAAGATTTTAATGATGCTGCTTCACTACATTGCTCGCCGGTTTCAAATTTCTCAGCATATGTGAGTCCTGAGGCTGCAGCACAATCTGCAGCAACCACTACTTGGGGCTCTGGAGTAACTGCAGTTGCCTTTGATCCAACTCGTGGTGGTTCTGTAATTGCTGTTGTTATTGTTGAGG GACAATACATGTCCCCATATGATCCAGATGAGGGTCCTACAATCACAGGATGGAGAGTGCAACGTTGGGAGTCATCTCTTCAGCCTGTTGTTATCCATCATATATTTGGGAACCCTTCCTCCAGTTTTGGTGGGCAAGCACCTATGCAAACGGTTTGGGTTTCTAAAGTGGACACAAGCATACCACCTACAAATGACTTTAAGATTCAGCAAGCAGCTGCAGCAGGACCAACTCCTGATGTCCGAAAAGCATCTGATTTGAGTGCTGAGAAGGCAAAGAGAGTCAGTTTTGATCCCTTTGATCTGCCAAGTGATGTTAGAACACTGGCTCGAATTGTTTATTCTGCTCATGGTGGTGAGATTGCTATTTCATTTCTTCGGGGTGGAGTCCACATTTTTTCTGGTCCAGATTTTACTGCTGTTGATAACTACCAGATTAATGTTGGATCTGCGATTGCTGCTCCTGCCTTTTCTTCAACAAGCTGTTGTTCAGCTTCTGTTTGGCATGATACTAGCAAGGACCGTACCATATTGAAGATAATTCGTGTTCTTCCTCCTGCTGTTTCAAGTAGTGAAATAAAGGCTAACTCATCAACCTGGGAACGTGCTATAGCTGAGAG GTTCTGGTGGAGTCTTTTGGTTGGAGTTGATTGGTGGGACGCTGTTGGCTGTACACAAAGTGCTGCTGAGGATGGCATTG tttctttgAACAGTGTGATTGCTGTCTTAGATGCGGATTTTCATTCTCTCCCTTCTATTCAGCACAGGCAACAGTATGGACCT AGCCTGGACAGGATAAAGTGCAGGCTACTTGAAGGTACAAATGCCCAAGAGGTTAGGGCAATGGTTCTAGATATGCAAGCAAGGCTGTTGCTAGATATGCTAGGGAAAGGAATTGAATCAGCTTTGGTAAATCCTTCAGCTCTAGTATCAGAACCATGGCACGCATCTGGTGAGACATTATGCAGCATTGATCCTGCAGCAATGGCTGTTGATCCAGCCCTTGTTCCGAGTATTCAG GCTTATGTTGATGCTGTTCTGGATCTGGCTTCACATTTTATTACACGTTTGCGGCGTTATGCAAGTTTCTGTCGCACATTGGCAAGTCATGCTGTTAATGCAGGTTCTGGCAGTAACCGCAATATGGTAGCAAGTCCTACCCAAAGTTCAGCAACTCCAGCAACAAGTCAGG CTGGTCAAAGTGGTACCACAAGTTCAACAGGAAGCACACAGATGCAAGCTTGGGTACAGGGTGCTATTGCTAAGATTAGCAGCTCCACCGATGGAGTcgccaattcaactccaaccatAAGTGGTCCATCTACCTTTATGCCGATAAGCATTAACACAGGAACATTTCCTGGAACACCAGCTGTTAGGCTCATTGGAGACTGCCATTTCCTTCATAGATTATGTCAACTTCTACTTTTCTGCTTTTTCTTTCGGCGAGCGCAGCATCCTCGCTGTGCACAAAGAACTGCCGATGCAAATCACCAAAAATCTCAGCCTGGGGCTCCTGGAAAGATGGAGGAGGTCAATTCTGTTTCTGTTAAGCCAACGACAACTATGACTAGGTCTGATGAAGCCCAGGGATCAAGAACTGGACAGGTAGTACCTGGAGCTAAAGGGTTTGAGGAAGGTCCTGCTGGGCGGTTAAAGATGGGCTCTGGGAATGCTGGTCAAGGATACACTTTTGAGGAG GTGAAGGTCCTTTTCCTCATTCTTATGGATCTCTGTAGGCGTACTGCTGCTCTAGCGCACCCATTACCAGTTTCTCAGGTGGGGAGCAGCAGTATCCAGGTGCGGTTGCATTACATTGATGGAAATTATACAGTATTGCCTGAGGTAGTGGAAGCATCTCTTGGCCCACATATGCAG AATATGCCTCGACCTAGGGGTGCAGATGCTGCTGGTCTGTTACTGCGTGAGTTAGAATTGCATCCCCCATCTGAAGAGTGGCACAGACGGAATATGTTTGGTGGTCCATGGTCTGATCCCGAGGATATGGGCCCAATAGATGATTCTCCTAGGCTAAGTAATTCCATTGACTCCATTGATATGAGctccttggaaaattttgatggcTATTATGGAGCCCAAACCCTGTGGCCAAGGAAGCGCCGGCTGTCTGAAAGAGATGCAGCATTTGGCTTAAACACTTCTGTTGGCCTGGGTGCGTATCTTGGTATAATGGGATCTCGAAGAGATGTTGTGACAGCTGTGTGGAAGACTGGTCTTGAAGGTGTTTGGTACAAG TGCATAAGATGTTTGCGACAGACTTCAGCTTTTGCTTCACCTGGTTCAACCAGTCAGCGTAGTCAAAATGAACGGGAGACTTGGTGGATCAGCCGTTGGGCCCATGGATGTCCTATGTGTGGTGGAACTTGGGTTCGAGTTGTATAG